Sequence from the Candidatus Kryptoniota bacterium genome:
TTCGGACTGAAAGATTCGGGTTTGGTCTCGAGAAGCGTTCTAATTTGTTCCGGCATGAGTTTTCTCTTCGTCCCTCTGAGAGAGAAACCTGCTCCTACAGGTTCGAGTCCGCGACGAAGTCCGCCTTCGATGTAGAACAGGTTTACAACACGCGGTTTCACCTGAACGTGATAATCCTCTTCGAGTCCCGCGCTCTGCTTTATGATTTCCTCGCTGGTCTTCGGGAATGTCTGGAATTCTTTCTCGAAAATCGGCTTAAGCAGGCTCTTCGCCTCCGGCTCGTACGGATCCAGAACCACAAGAGGATGCGTTCCGACGATTCTTGTGAGAAGCCGGGAGAAAGCACTTGTGTAAGTCTCGCCCTCCTTGTAGGTCTCCGTCAACATTTTCATCAACGCAGGCTTGAAGTCGGACGAAGGTAGTAACGCGTCTACCTGTTGGAAAACCTGTTCAAGCGACCCATCGAATCTTATCTCGCTAAGGGGACGCAACTGCTCGTCTCCATTATTCGTCACAATCGCTTCCACACGCACGACTTCCGAAGACGCGTTCAAGAGATGGACGTGATTCGATTCCTCGAAATCATGGTCGTCGCCCTCCAGCCAGAACACGGGCACAAATTCGAAATCAGGAAATCGATCCTTCAGGTCGCCGGCAAGCTTTATCGCACTAATCGTTTTGAATAGAGTGTAGAGCGGCCCGCAGAAAAGTCCGACTTGCTGACCGGTAACTACGCAAAGCGAATTGTCCTTCTTCAGCAGGTCGAGCGCGGCGGAGTATGAGTCGGACGAATTCAGGCGAGAGTTCTGGCGGCGCAGGAGATCCACGAGCTTCCCTCTCCTCGGAGCGAACGCGGCGAGAACCTTCGAGAAATGACCGCGCAACTCATCGTCATTGGAAAAATCGACGCTATAGTACTTCCTGACCTTCTCGTAATCATACAGGTAGTCGGTAAACAGTTTCGATTGTTCCGGTAAGTTTCTAAATGAAGTTTCCATATCAGGCTATAAAAAGCGACCTTTCGTCATCTTTGTCGAAAAAGTGCGCGTGTGTTGTGTCGAAATACATCTTCAAGTCCGTTCCCGGTCTTGGATCAACAGAATTTGTGACCCGCGCGACAATTTGAGTTGTATTTGAGCTAAAATAGAGGAAGACTTCGTTACCCATCGGTTCGGAGATGTCGACGCGAAGTGTGGCGGTAGAGTCGAGTTCGCTACGCTGCGCCTCTTGAATGGAAATGTGCTCCGGTCTCACGCCCATGTAAAGTTTCTTATTTGAGTAAGCGGCGAGCACCGCGTCATGCGAGGATGGCAGCTCGAGTTTAAGAGCGCCGCCGAGCTCGTAGAAATAGAGTTTACCGTTCTTGCGTATCTCGCCCTCAAAAAAATTCATTGCCGGGCTCCCGATAAAGCCGGCGACAAATTTGTTTACCGGGCGGTTGTAAAGATTGAGGGGCGTATCGATCTGCTGGACGATACCGTTCTTCATTACGACAATTCGGTCGCCCATCGTCATGCCTTCGACCTGGTCATGGGTTACGTAAATCATCGTGGCGCCCAGGCGCTGATGGATCTTCGAAATCTCAGCGCGCATTTGTACTCGCATCTTCGCGTCGAGATTCGAAAGAGGTTCGTCGAACAGAAACACCTTCGGTTTCCTGACGATCGCGCGGCCGAGTGCAACACGCTGGCGTTGACCACCCGAAAGCGCTTTCGGTTTCCTATCAAGGTATTCGGAGATACCGAGGATCTGCGCGGCCTCCCTGACACGCGTGTCAATTTCAGGCTTCGGGAATTTTCGCAACTTCAGTCCGAACGCCATGTTTTCATAGACAGTCATGTGAGGATAGAGCGCGTAATTTTGAAAGACCATCGCGATATCCCGGTCTTTGGGCGCAACATCGTTCACAAGTTCGTTCTCGATATACATTTCGCCGTCCGAAATCTCCTCGAGTCCGGCGATCATTCTCAACGTGGTCGACTTGCCGCATCCTGACGGACCGACAAGCACAACAAATTCCTTGTCGGCGACTTCGAGGTTTACGTCCTTTACCGCCACGACTCCGCCCTCGTAAACTTTGGAGACGTTACTCAGCCTTACACTCGCCATATTCAATCCCTCACGACTAGCTTTTCAAGTGTATGAAAAAATTCAGGATAAGAAATCTCGGCCCATTCAGAATTCTTAACGACAGTATTTCCATTTGCGGCTAGTCCGGCGACGGCAAACGCCATGGCGATCCTGTGGTCCTTGAAGGAGTCAACCTCCGCACCGCGAAGGTGTCCCGTTCCGGCGACGATGAACCCATCGTCCGTCTCCGACACGTCTGCGTCCATTGCCTGGAGGTTATCTACCACCGCGACGATGCGGTCCGACTCCTTTCGCCTGAGATCATGTGCGTCGCGCACGATCGTTTCGCCGTTTGCGAATGCCGCCATTACACCGATCACGGGAAGCTCGTCGATAAGTCGGGGGATCATCTCTCCGCCGATCTCGACGCCGTTGAGTTCTGAATGCGACACAGTCACATCGCCGACAGGCTCGCCTGTGGTTTCACGTATATTATTGATTTCCACTTTTGCGCCCATCATTACGAGAACATCCAGAAAACCCGTGCGCGTCGGATTGAGAGTGATTCCGGCCGCCGTCACGGAAGAATTCGGGAGAATTGCCGCTGCCGCCATGAAAAAGGCGGCGGAAGATATATCGCCTGCTACGTCATACTCAGCGGGCTGGACAACGTAATCAGACGAGATCTTTGTCTCGAACCCCTTGCTAGTCTTTGACTTTGCAAGTCGCAGCATTCTTTCCGTGTGATCCCGCGATTCAACAGGTTCGACGACAGTAGTCTCGCCTTCGGCAAAGATTCCGGCCAGGAGGACAGACGATTTGACTTGTGCGCTCGGAAGGGGAAGGACATATCTGATGCCGTGAAAATTCTCGGACGGAAAAATCCTGAGAGGTGCGGTACCGCTCGCAGTTGCGGAGATGTTCGCGCCCATTTGAGAGAGCGGATCTATTATCCTCTGCATTGGTCTGCGTCTCAAGGTTTCGTCGCCCGTGATTGTCGACCCAAATTTCTGTCCTGAAAGAACTCCGCTGAGAAGTCGCATTGTGGTCCCGCTATTGCCGGCATCGAGTGCGCTTCTGGACTGACCTAACGATGACTTCCCCTTTCCGGAAATTGTTACGTGACCGTCCTGCCGGACGATTAGTGTTCCAAGTGCTGACATACAGGAAATTGTACTATTGACATCGGCGCCGCTGGAAATGCCGTTAATTACTGATTGTCCTTTTGCCAACGAGGAGAAGATGACTGCTCTGTGGGAAATCGATTTGTCGCCCGGTACTTTGAACGCTCCGCTTACAGAGGAAGCTCCTCTCACCTCATAATTCATTCGTCCTCAATTCATTTTATAGGGGCCGGACGTCAGACTACAGGAAAATCGACAGCTGACGTCAATTCAATATAAATTTGAGGGGGTGATTATGCAATAACGGGGGGAAGGAGGAGAAAGGAGACAGGAGAGAGGAGTTAAGGACCGTCGAGCTGGAGCTTGACAAGTGCGGCAGTTTGAGCATCCCAAACCCAGAAGTGAGTGCCATCCCAAACTAATTGCATGGGCTGATACACCGGAATATCAGTAGAGTCTGCGATGGCACCAGTAGAAAAATCAATCCTCCCGATTCGATTATATGTATCGGGGGAGGAATAAGAAACCCACAGAGATGTGTCCACATAAGCCATAGCGTTCGTGTTCAAGACCCATATCCTCGGAATGTTCACTGAGTTCATTAGTTTCCCCGAAGAGACGTCATATTCATCGACAACTAATGTTTGTCCGATTGATGGCCACCAGATTACGCCGATTTTTGAGTCGCTCACTGCAATCGCTACAAGATTACCATCGCAACGCTCAAGATAGAAGTTAGAATCGAGAGAGATGGTGTTGATGTCGCACTTCAGCATCTGAACCGATTCACCTTCATGATAATTCCATAGAATGAAATATGCGGTATCTTTGTTGAATGCGATCGGGTTCCACCAGAAGCGGCCGTATTGACTAGGCAACTGGAACTGAGAAAACACATGCGATGCACCGTTGGATGTATCCACGCTCCACCAATTTTCTGTATACGTGACAATCGATCCGTTTTCGAACCAGAGCTGACCAAAATACTGAGGGAAGGTCGGAATGATAGACTTAACTATGGATCCTTTCACTATGGATGTCAAAACGATGGTGTCTTCAGAATATCTCCTGACTCCATCATGGTAATACGTTGCTAGTCTTACCTTGTAGTCTGTCCCCATCTGCAGAATTCCTCCGGACTCAAAATTTCCCGGAGAGTCATGAAAGTAGACATTCGCGTAGCAAATTGTGTTGTAAGATGTATCTCCGGACAGTGGCCTCACTTGGACGGCACAGCTGTCGATGTTCCGGATAATTGCATCCCCCGGAGCAATGCCAGTCACCCCGCGAATGCGTTGATAATTGTTGTAGGTGATTGATATCTGAGGTGTCCAGCTGTCATCATTAGAATACAACGCCTGAAGAGGAACTTCTTTTGTGCATCCCTGGAAAACCAAAGATGCTAATGCGGGAATGAAGAGGGGTAATCTATGGCCGATATTCAATTCCTAATTCTCCTCCAATACCTGACAACTCAAGGACAGCGTTTCTGGTCGGCACCTCGTAGTAATTTTGACTCCACGCGTAGTGAGGATAGTATGCTTCGTACGCACTTGATTCGAGGAGGACGCCAAAGGAAGCTTCTTCCGAAACAAGGCGCGCGTTGTATACGTTATTCGAGCTAGACAAGTTGATAGGGTTCGACACGAGAGCTTCTCCCAAGCGGCCGGTCCCCGTAAACTCACGAAATCTAAGGAGACGGTAGTCAATCGAGCCCACCACACAGAAACCAGGCAGGACTTCCATTTTCAGCCCACCTCGCAAAACGCCGGCCCACGCGGTGCTCGAGAGATCGGCGCTCGACTTCTGCACGTACCAACTGGTCGAGCCATATTCGAAGTGCATTTTTCCGAAAGTCCTATAAGCTGAAATAGAGCCTACTGCTGAAAAGACCTTTGAAAGATGATGTTCGTATTGGATGCCGGGACCAATCATGTAAGTCCGCAGACTGAATGCATCCTGCAGGGTTATAGTGCTTGTGGGATCGACCACCTGATGAAGATTGAAATCAGACCTACTCGAGAAGTATGATCCGCCTACAAGTAGGCTCAGTCCCTTCATAATCTCAAATCCAACCGCCGCTTCGAACTGGTTATCTCCGAAGATGTTTACGGCCGAACCCGAAGGATTCCTGAGTTCCGGATCCAGTTGAACTTCATCCCGGACCGCGTTGTGGTCAGCGTTCAGATCTTTCCATGGCGCGTAGTGATAGCTGCCGGTTAGAGAAATGGAAAACCTGTCGAGAAATGAGGTAGAATCAGGACTGTCCTGAGCTAGTGCGGAGGGGAAAGCGACAATCATGGAAGCGAAAGCTATCCATGTCGCCAGCAGGATGGAACACACGTAATCTTTTCCACGAACCGACGTCAACTGTACCATCACGCCGAAGCGCTCTCTGTGTTCATGACACTCCTACTGACCTTCAAGTTGGAGCTTGACAAGGGCTTTCCTCTCTGCGTCCCAGACCCAGAAGTTGGCACCGTCCCACGCGAGGCCGACCGGGGCGTACACTGGAATGATCTTGATATCAAGCAATTCACCAGACGAGTCTACTCTGCCAATTGCGCTGTTCCCGTTAGTAGAAATGGTCCATACACTCGTATCCACATAGCAACTATTATACGAAGATGGGTAGGTGTAGAAGGAATATCCAGAGTTGAGGAGAGTTCCAGAATGAATGTCGAACTCTCTGAAAATGTCGCCGACGCCGGAGTTGAACCAGGTTAACCGGATCCTCTCGTGACTCGCTATGATACCTTGGAGAGTAAATTCCGCAGTCCCAAAGACCAGACTGCTGTCAAGCCATCCGTTAAACGGATCATAGCGGAGAAGAGGAAAGGGCTGTCCGACGGAAATCTGTTCGGACCCAAAATAGACGGTATCACCGCTGATGGTAACGGAAGTCATATAATAAGAGTACTGCGATGCAGATGGTAAGACGGGGCCAGAACTGACGAGTGATGTATTGCCATTAGAAGTATCGATCATCCACATGGAGAAAGAGCCATCGCAAAGAAGAATACCTCGACGACTAAATGAGAACGCTATTGGGTAGGTACCTGCGGGAGTCAGGATTTCTTTCAGAACTTTTCCCGGAACGACCGGCGATACGATCGTCGTGTCCGTTGAGTACCTGACAACACCGTCCTTGTAGTAGATTGCGATCCTCACTGCATAGGTCGCTCCCATCTGTAGAACCGGGCCAGTCCAGAATCCGCCACCTCCGTATGTGGTTGGATTCTCCGCAGTAACCACGATGCTAAACGTATCCTCAATGGCAGGTTTTATCTGGACCACGCAACTGTCAAAGTTATTCACGAGACTTGCCCTGGGTACCTTTGAAAAACTCCCGGAAATCCTCTGGTAATTATTATAGCCGATAGTGAAACTTGGAGTCCAGTCATCCTCACCCGTGTAAACAGGACCGAGTGGGACTGTTTTTGTGCAGGCGAACGACACAAATACCGCAGCAATAGAAAGAAGGACCGATGATATCCTAGAATTCATACTCGACTCCTATGCTCAGTCCGAATCCGGATAAATCCAGAATTGCGGGCGTCTCAGGGCCAGGAATATCATCGTAGTAATTGGTGTGATAATAGGGGACGTACCGACTTGAGTACGGGGTTGCATGCGTGTTAATAAAGTGGACACCGAAATACGGGTCGGCCTCTATCAATTTGACCGGTGAAACTAGCGAGTCGGCCGTCACCGTGGGCAATCCCCAGTTATGAAGCTTGAACAGATAATTCCCCGAACCTTCAAAATCACGGAACTTGAGATAACGATAATCGACAGAGCTCAAAAGACTTATCGGCCCG
This genomic interval carries:
- the bshC gene encoding bacillithiol biosynthesis cysteine-adding enzyme BshC, producing the protein METSFRNLPEQSKLFTDYLYDYEKVRKYYSVDFSNDDELRGHFSKVLAAFAPRRGKLVDLLRRQNSRLNSSDSYSAALDLLKKDNSLCVVTGQQVGLFCGPLYTLFKTISAIKLAGDLKDRFPDFEFVPVFWLEGDDHDFEESNHVHLLNASSEVVRVEAIVTNNGDEQLRPLSEIRFDGSLEQVFQQVDALLPSSDFKPALMKMLTETYKEGETYTSAFSRLLTRIVGTHPLVVLDPYEPEAKSLLKPIFEKEFQTFPKTSEEIIKQSAGLEEDYHVQVKPRVVNLFYIEGGLRRGLEPVGAGFSLRGTKRKLMPEQIRTLLETKPESFSPNVVLRPVCQDYLLPTAAYVAGPGELAYFAQLKGVYEHFEVEMPPLFPRASATILEHRVMKVMEKYKLELSDAFSDFETVMKKALAAANPENIPGEFEKTTDDVRKAIERLEPLVLRVDATLKGVMDSTISRMIHHLHHFEEKTTAAYHRKNEQVVQQTRKFQQSLFPNRDLQERVLNFIYFYNKYGGDFIDFLFRELPGFSRSHHVLTV
- the ugpC gene encoding sn-glycerol-3-phosphate ABC transporter ATP-binding protein UgpC yields the protein MASVRLSNVSKVYEGGVVAVKDVNLEVADKEFVVLVGPSGCGKSTTLRMIAGLEEISDGEMYIENELVNDVAPKDRDIAMVFQNYALYPHMTVYENMAFGLKLRKFPKPEIDTRVREAAQILGISEYLDRKPKALSGGQRQRVALGRAIVRKPKVFLFDEPLSNLDAKMRVQMRAEISKIHQRLGATMIYVTHDQVEGMTMGDRIVVMKNGIVQQIDTPLNLYNRPVNKFVAGFIGSPAMNFFEGEIRKNGKLYFYELGGALKLELPSSHDAVLAAYSNKKLYMGVRPEHISIQEAQRSELDSTATLRVDISEPMGNEVFLYFSSNTTQIVARVTNSVDPRPGTDLKMYFDTTHAHFFDKDDERSLFIA
- the aroA gene encoding 3-phosphoshikimate 1-carboxyvinyltransferase — translated: MNYEVRGASSVSGAFKVPGDKSISHRAVIFSSLAKGQSVINGISSGADVNSTISCMSALGTLIVRQDGHVTISGKGKSSLGQSRSALDAGNSGTTMRLLSGVLSGQKFGSTITGDETLRRRPMQRIIDPLSQMGANISATASGTAPLRIFPSENFHGIRYVLPLPSAQVKSSVLLAGIFAEGETTVVEPVESRDHTERMLRLAKSKTSKGFETKISSDYVVQPAEYDVAGDISSAAFFMAAAAILPNSSVTAAGITLNPTRTGFLDVLVMMGAKVEINNIRETTGEPVGDVTVSHSELNGVEIGGEMIPRLIDELPVIGVMAAFANGETIVRDAHDLRRKESDRIVAVVDNLQAMDADVSETDDGFIVAGTGHLRGAEVDSFKDHRIAMAFAVAGLAANGNTVVKNSEWAEISYPEFFHTLEKLVVRD